In Hippoglossus stenolepis isolate QCI-W04-F060 chromosome 13, HSTE1.2, whole genome shotgun sequence, a single genomic region encodes these proteins:
- the LOC118119907 gene encoding fibrous sheath CABYR-binding protein-like → MTSVCLKTDRQQTEVVEDRKESSVRKSRGQRNSLAAEVEQRQVEVRTFELRESSEEITLKMQQQMVKDSLWFCEDQQDEYKEAEKSVDTEPCDEEDFDQEDVDLRDEMSLTSVSPPLQNFTLTPSKLDIAPKTAMTHLAKTEVSPPDTGSASKEEADKASAQERKLKEETCTEQTDTTESPKSVCPEEILFAMEELKPQISATLELVTIQQKSRGPKYVAPSKQADSVEVVPSERHMSSPRSKHKSPPPEQDLPRILPKTMLSHPVTVIPPEKEARPGKKIEFPQEDITKTPKATDEMYVEDTVFPEKSRPVQEELSFEEELIQATTSIPERRRVSSPVTTQIPLPEKTVLLQEETEPKKTSPSLPKMFTAPEQTFVPEEVTLSKKSKDKVSLTKQPKVPPQKKYFPFEQETLLPASVGSSEETRTSATKPLTRADDDKPKKRTEEVEQQTLQTGNLLFLSRSGS, encoded by the coding sequence ATGACGTCAGTTTGCCTGAAGACTGATCGTCAACAAACAGAAGTGGTTGAAGACAGAAAGGAGTCTTCTGTCAGAAAGAGTCGTGGACAAAGGAATTCTCTTGCAGCAGAAGTTGAACAGAGACAAGTGGAAGTGAGGACGTTTGAGTTGAGGGAGTCCAGTGAAGAAATCACTTTGAAAATGCAGCAACAAATGGTGAAAGATTCTTTATGGTTCTGTGAAGATCAACAAGATGAATATAAGGAGGCTGAAAAATCCGTAGACACTGAACCATGTGATGAAGAAGACTTTGATCAAGAAGATGTGGACCTGAGAGATGAAATGTCTCTGACGTCAGTCTCCCCGCCTCTACAGAACTTTACACTTACACCATCAAAGCTAGACATCGCACCAAAGACTGCAATGACTCATCTTGCAAAGACAGAAGTTTCACCTCCTGACACTGGATCTGCATCCAAAGAAGAGGCTGACAAGGCAAGTGCTCAAGAACGAAAACTCAAAGAAGAAACTTgtacagagcagacagacacgACTGAATCACCTAAATCCGTATGTCCTGAAGAAATCCTCTTTGCAATGGAGGAGCTTAAACCTCAAATCTCTGCTACACTTGAATTAGTCACAATACAGCAGAAGTCTAGAGGACCTAAATATGTGGCTCCTTCAAAGCAAGCTGACTCTGTGGAAGTGGTTCCATCTGAAAGACACATGTCTTCGCCTCGTAGTAAACACAAGTCACCGCCTCCTGAACAAGACTTACCCAGGATTCTACCTAAAACCATGCTGTCTCATCCTGTGACAGTTATTCCTCCTGAGAAAGAAGCAAGGCCGGGTAAAAAGATTGAGTTTCCGCAAGAAGACATTACAAAAACTCCCAAAGCTACCGATGAAATGTATGTTGAAGACACTGTATTTCCAGAGAAATCACGTCCTGTACAGGAAGAACTGTCTTTTGAAGAGGAACTCATCCAAGCAACAACATCAATCCCAGAACGTCGGAGAGTGTCATCTCCAGTTACAACTCAGATTCCTTTGCCGGAGAAAACTGTCCTTCTTCAGGAAGAAACTGAACCAAAGAAGacatctccttctcttcccaAAATGTTTACTGCTCCTGAACAAACCTTTGTCCCTGAAGAAGTGACACTGTCCAAGAAATCTAAAGACAAGGTTTCTTTGACTAAACAACCTAAGGTTCCACCACAGaagaaatattttccttttgagCAAGAAACTCTTCTACCTGCTTCAGTCGgttcctctgaggaaacaaGAACCTCTGCAACGAAACCTCTAACACGAGCTGATGATGACAAACCaaagaagagaacagaggaggttGAACAACAAACTCTTCAGACAGGTAATCTGTTGTTCTTGAGCCGCTCAGGTTCATGA